A stretch of Streptomyces vietnamensis DNA encodes these proteins:
- a CDS encoding HTTM domain-containing protein, translating into MSTSPATPPMSTSPATPARAREPFDRRLARAVQAVTGRSLAPYQSAIVRIGFSLTWLIFLLRELPHRHLLYGPDSPWSFEMAQRLIADNRAFTVLLWSDGRVWFELVYGLAVLSAALLLVGWRTRAVSVVFMVGVLSLLNRAVFVGDGGDNVLHLASIYLVFTRCGQVWSLDARRAAREARAARAGESPRRDVVGPLLWTVLGGFLLAATWFGDVSGEWWVLVLLWVLWLGNGLWWLVRRVAPGEPRILLDALANLAHNATLVVLMAEVCLIYSTAGWYKIQGSRWEDGTALFYPLHLDYFSPWPALSELLGASGIMVMLLTYGTVIAQVAFPFTLFNRKVKNVLLVVMMAEHAGIAVLLGLPVFSLAMISADAVFLPTAFLVWLGTRAARGRDRLLRRTPAEAPAESLPEQRRTGEEHGPRTLVG; encoded by the coding sequence ATGAGCACCTCCCCCGCCACGCCGCCGATGAGCACCTCCCCCGCCACGCCCGCGCGTGCCCGCGAGCCCTTCGACCGCCGGCTCGCCCGCGCCGTGCAGGCCGTCACGGGCCGCTCCCTCGCCCCGTACCAGAGCGCGATCGTACGGATCGGCTTCTCGCTGACCTGGCTGATCTTCCTGCTGCGCGAGCTGCCGCACCGCCACCTGCTGTACGGCCCCGACAGCCCCTGGTCCTTCGAGATGGCGCAGCGGCTGATCGCCGACAACCGGGCCTTCACCGTGCTCCTGTGGTCGGACGGCCGGGTCTGGTTCGAGCTCGTCTACGGGCTCGCCGTGCTCTCCGCCGCCCTGCTCCTGGTGGGCTGGCGCACCCGGGCCGTGTCCGTGGTCTTCATGGTCGGGGTGCTCTCGCTGCTGAACCGCGCCGTCTTCGTGGGCGACGGCGGCGACAACGTCCTCCACCTCGCCTCGATCTACCTCGTTTTCACCCGCTGCGGCCAGGTGTGGTCCCTCGACGCCCGGCGGGCGGCCCGCGAGGCCCGTGCGGCCCGCGCCGGGGAGAGCCCGCGCCGCGATGTCGTCGGACCGCTGCTGTGGACCGTGCTCGGCGGCTTCCTCCTCGCCGCCACCTGGTTCGGCGACGTCAGTGGCGAGTGGTGGGTGCTGGTGCTGCTGTGGGTGCTGTGGCTCGGGAACGGCCTGTGGTGGCTGGTCCGCCGGGTCGCGCCCGGGGAGCCGCGCATCCTGCTCGACGCCCTCGCCAACCTCGCGCACAACGCCACCCTCGTCGTGCTCATGGCGGAGGTCTGCCTGATCTACTCCACGGCCGGCTGGTACAAGATCCAGGGCTCGCGCTGGGAGGACGGCACCGCCCTGTTCTACCCGCTCCACCTGGACTACTTCTCGCCCTGGCCGGCCCTCTCCGAGCTGCTCGGCGCCAGCGGGATCATGGTGATGCTGCTGACCTACGGCACGGTGATCGCCCAGGTCGCCTTCCCCTTCACGCTCTTCAACCGCAAGGTCAAGAACGTCCTCCTCGTCGTGATGATGGCGGAGCACGCCGGCATCGCGGTCCTCCTCGGACTGCCGGTCTTCTCGCTGGCGATGATCTCCGCCGACGCCGTGTTCCTGCCGACGGCGTTCCTGGTGTGGCTGGGAACCCGGGCGGCCCGGGGCAGGGACCGGCTGCTGCGCCGGACACCCGCCGAGGCGCCCGCCGAGTCGCTGCCCGAGCAGCGCCGTACGGGTGAGGAGCACGGTCCCCGTACCCTCGTCGGGTGA
- the paaB gene encoding 1,2-phenylacetyl-CoA epoxidase subunit PaaB — protein sequence MTTDGWPLWEVFVRSRRGLSHTHAGSLHAPDAEMALRNARDLYTRRSEGVSIWVVPSAAITASSPDEKDPFFEPAADKPYRHPTFYEIPEGVKHL from the coding sequence ATGACGACCGACGGTTGGCCGCTGTGGGAGGTGTTCGTGCGCTCCCGCCGCGGACTGTCCCACACCCACGCGGGCAGTCTCCACGCACCCGACGCGGAGATGGCCCTGCGCAACGCCCGCGACCTGTACACCCGCCGGTCCGAAGGCGTGTCGATCTGGGTCGTCCCCTCGGCGGCGATCACCGCCTCCTCGCCCGACGAGAAGGACCCCTTCTTCGAGCCGGCCGCGGACAAGCCCTACCGCCACCCGACCTTCTACGAGATCCCGGAAGGGGTGAAGCACCTGTGA
- the paaD gene encoding 1,2-phenylacetyl-CoA epoxidase subunit PaaD, protein MVTMTALEEELSRIAGSVPDPELPVLTLEELGVMRGVQVLGPGRVEVSLTPTYTGCPAIEAMASDIEQALHEHGVPDVSVVTVLAPAWSTDDISEEGRRKLTEFGIAPPRPQGPADGPVPLTLAIRCPHCGSTDTELLSRFSSTACKALRRCTACREPFDHFKEL, encoded by the coding sequence ATGGTGACCATGACGGCCCTGGAGGAGGAACTGAGCCGCATCGCCGGCTCCGTCCCCGATCCCGAGCTGCCCGTCCTCACCCTGGAGGAACTCGGCGTCATGCGGGGCGTGCAGGTCCTCGGCCCCGGCCGGGTCGAGGTCTCCCTCACCCCCACCTACACGGGCTGCCCCGCCATCGAGGCCATGGCCTCCGACATCGAGCAGGCCCTCCACGAGCACGGCGTGCCGGACGTCTCCGTCGTCACCGTCCTCGCCCCCGCCTGGTCCACCGACGACATCAGCGAGGAAGGGCGGCGCAAACTCACCGAGTTCGGCATCGCCCCGCCACGCCCCCAGGGACCCGCCGACGGCCCCGTGCCGCTCACCCTGGCCATCCGCTGCCCCCACTGCGGATCCACCGACACCGAGCTCCTGAGCCGCTTCTCCTCCACCGCGTGCAAGGCACTGCGCCGCTGCACCGCCTGCCGCGAACCGTTCGACCACTTCAAGGAGTTGTAG
- the paaA gene encoding 1,2-phenylacetyl-CoA epoxidase subunit PaaA: MTAVTAGTTGTTGTPGASDAAVAAEQAAYEAVFDAAVAADERIEPRDWMPEDYRASLVRQIAQHAHSEIIGMQPEANWITRAPSLRRKAILMAKVQDEAGHGLYLYSAAETLGTSRDELLDKLHSGRQKYSSIFNYPTLTWADVGAIGWLVDGAAITNQVPLCRCSYGPYARAMVRVCKEESFHQRQGYEALLALSNGTEAQHAMAQDAVNRWWWPSLMMFGPPDDESTHTAQAMAWKIKRHTNDELRQRFVDIAVPQAEALGLTLPDPDIRWNEERGHYDFGPIDWTEFWDVLKGNGPCNDQRLSKRRQAHEDGAWVREAAAAYAEKHTGKHGEAQA; encoded by the coding sequence ATGACCGCAGTGACGGCAGGGACGACAGGGACCACGGGCACGCCCGGCGCGTCGGACGCGGCCGTGGCGGCGGAGCAGGCCGCCTACGAGGCCGTGTTCGACGCCGCCGTCGCCGCCGACGAGCGCATCGAGCCGCGCGACTGGATGCCCGAGGACTACCGGGCCTCGCTCGTCCGGCAGATCGCGCAGCACGCCCACTCCGAGATCATCGGCATGCAGCCCGAGGCCAACTGGATCACCCGGGCGCCCTCCCTGCGGCGCAAGGCGATCCTCATGGCCAAGGTCCAGGACGAGGCCGGCCACGGCCTGTACCTGTACAGCGCGGCGGAGACCCTCGGCACCAGCCGCGACGAGCTGCTCGACAAGCTCCACTCCGGCCGCCAGAAGTACTCCTCGATCTTCAACTACCCCACGCTGACCTGGGCCGACGTCGGCGCGATCGGCTGGCTGGTAGACGGTGCCGCCATCACCAACCAGGTCCCCCTCTGCCGCTGCTCCTACGGCCCGTACGCCCGCGCGATGGTCCGAGTCTGCAAGGAGGAGTCCTTCCACCAGCGCCAGGGATACGAGGCACTGCTCGCCCTGTCGAACGGCACCGAGGCCCAGCACGCCATGGCGCAGGACGCGGTGAACCGCTGGTGGTGGCCCTCGCTCATGATGTTCGGCCCGCCGGACGACGAGTCGACGCACACCGCCCAGGCGATGGCCTGGAAGATCAAGCGCCACACCAACGACGAACTGCGCCAGCGCTTCGTCGACATCGCCGTACCGCAGGCCGAGGCCCTCGGCCTCACCCTCCCCGACCCCGACATCCGGTGGAACGAGGAGCGCGGGCACTACGACTTCGGCCCGATCGACTGGACCGAGTTCTGGGACGTCCTCAAGGGGAACGGCCCCTGCAACGACCAGCGGCTGAGCAAGCGGCGCCAGGCCCACGAGGACGGCGCCTGGGTCAGGGAAGCGGCGGCGGCCTACGCGGAGAAGCACACCGGAAAGCACGGGGAGGCACAGGCATGA
- the paaC gene encoding 1,2-phenylacetyl-CoA epoxidase subunit PaaC, whose amino-acid sequence MTTETTVSTAAALALGDDALVLSHRLGEWAGSAPVLEEEVALANIALDLLGQARVLLSLVGDEDELAYLREERSFRNSQLVEQPNGDFAHTIARQLYFSTYQRLLYGQLASGDGPFAGLAAKAVKEVAYHQDHAEHWTLRLGDGTPESHQRMQRACDALWRYTGELFQPVDGLDVDLPALETTWLDSVTDVLGRATLTVPSGPRTGAWSAGAGRQGLHTEPFGRMLAEMQHLHRSHPGATW is encoded by the coding sequence GTGACCACCGAGACCACCGTTTCGACGGCCGCGGCGCTCGCCCTCGGCGACGACGCCCTCGTCCTCTCCCACCGCCTGGGGGAGTGGGCCGGCTCCGCCCCCGTCCTGGAGGAGGAGGTCGCCCTGGCCAACATCGCCCTCGACCTCCTCGGCCAGGCCCGGGTCCTGCTCTCCCTCGTCGGCGACGAGGACGAACTGGCCTACCTCCGCGAGGAGCGCTCCTTCCGCAACAGCCAGCTGGTCGAGCAGCCGAACGGCGACTTCGCCCACACCATCGCCCGGCAGCTCTACTTCTCCACCTACCAGCGCCTCCTGTACGGGCAGCTGGCCTCCGGCGACGGCCCCTTCGCCGGCCTCGCGGCCAAGGCCGTCAAGGAGGTCGCCTACCACCAGGACCACGCCGAGCACTGGACCCTCCGCCTCGGCGACGGCACCCCCGAGAGCCACCAGCGGATGCAGCGCGCCTGCGACGCCCTCTGGCGGTACACCGGCGAACTGTTCCAGCCCGTCGACGGCCTCGACGTGGACCTCCCGGCCCTGGAGACCACCTGGCTGGACTCGGTCACCGACGTCCTCGGCCGCGCCACCCTCACCGTCCCCTCCGGACCCCGCACCGGCGCCTGGAGCGCGGGCGCCGGCCGACAGGGCCTGCACACCGAACCCTTCGGACGGATGCTCGCCGAGATGCAGCACCTGCACCGCAGCCACCCGGGGGCGACATGGTGA
- a CDS encoding acyl-CoA dehydrogenase family protein — protein MDFTFTEEQQAAVEAAKAVFKDVTPDAVPSPALTPGAVAEDLDRPLWSRLAAADLLGLTLAPEHGGTGLDPVALCLVLRESARVLARVPLLETSAVALTVERYAHPRTAAALLPRIARGELVLTAASQGRTGHEPADRAVTARRDGTDWILDGLQTAVPWAHTADLIAVPAHTTEGDTILALLPRTHEGLALTAQYSTSGELLAELRLDAVRLDATDVIDTAGAWERLRDTLTTGTCALALGLGEAVLAMTSQYTGKREQFGHPVATFQAVAVQTADRYIDLRAMEATLWQAAWRLSSDADGALPVAGDIAVAKIWASEGVRRVVQTAQHLHGGFGADTDYPLHRYHAWAKHLELSLGPAAAHEEALGDLLAAHPLG, from the coding sequence GTGGACTTCACCTTCACCGAAGAGCAGCAGGCGGCCGTCGAGGCGGCCAAGGCGGTCTTCAAGGACGTCACGCCCGACGCGGTCCCGAGCCCCGCCCTCACCCCGGGCGCCGTGGCCGAGGACCTCGACCGGCCGCTCTGGTCCCGGCTCGCCGCCGCCGACCTCCTCGGCCTCACCCTGGCCCCCGAGCACGGCGGCACCGGACTCGACCCCGTCGCCCTCTGCCTCGTCCTGCGCGAGTCCGCCCGCGTCCTCGCCCGCGTCCCGCTTCTGGAGACCAGCGCCGTCGCCCTGACCGTCGAGCGGTACGCCCACCCCCGTACGGCCGCCGCGCTCCTCCCCCGTATCGCCCGCGGCGAACTCGTCCTCACCGCCGCCTCCCAGGGACGCACCGGCCACGAACCCGCCGACCGGGCCGTCACCGCGCGCCGCGACGGAACCGACTGGATCCTCGACGGCCTCCAGACCGCCGTCCCCTGGGCCCACACGGCCGACCTCATCGCCGTACCGGCCCACACCACCGAAGGCGACACGATCCTCGCCCTGCTACCCCGCACCCACGAGGGCCTCGCCCTCACCGCCCAGTACTCCACCAGCGGCGAACTCCTCGCCGAACTGCGCCTCGACGCCGTACGCCTCGACGCCACGGACGTCATCGACACCGCCGGCGCCTGGGAACGGCTGCGCGACACCCTCACCACCGGAACCTGCGCGCTCGCCCTCGGCCTCGGCGAGGCCGTCCTCGCCATGACGAGCCAATACACCGGAAAACGCGAGCAGTTCGGCCACCCCGTGGCCACGTTCCAGGCCGTCGCCGTCCAGACCGCCGACCGCTACATCGACCTGCGCGCCATGGAGGCCACCCTCTGGCAGGCCGCCTGGCGCCTCTCCAGTGACGCGGACGGAGCGCTCCCCGTGGCGGGGGACATCGCCGTCGCGAAGATCTGGGCCTCCGAAGGCGTACGACGCGTGGTGCAGACCGCCCAGCACCTGCACGGCGGCTTCGGCGCCGACACCGACTACCCGCTGCACCGCTACCACGCCTGGGCCAAGCACCTCGAACTGTCCCTCGGCCCCGCCGCGGCCCACGAGGAGGCCCTCGGCGACCTGCTGGCCGCCCACCCCCTCGGCTGA
- a CDS encoding DUF5819 family protein, whose product MDAYVEKDAVEVSGEGRRPSEDPAVTPPETPGTAAGAEAAEAAGAVERAEAAGAIDGPKGSEARSGVGIMALSLPYQVVVAVALAVVGVFACVHLAMVFLHVAPSNTLTKRHGEAVDDWIYPEFEQNWKLFAPNPLQTNIAVEVRAELVTADGGRRTTDWIDLTAQDIEAVRHNPMPSHAQQNQLRRAVDFYLNTHNDGGRPNGLRGTLSEQYMRRIAMLRLDALEGPDGRAIGADARRIQLRTVSRPVPAPRWSTEKTRSTPSYRDFPWWIVTEADRTTGAGASRTEAGR is encoded by the coding sequence ATGGACGCGTACGTCGAAAAGGACGCGGTCGAGGTGAGCGGCGAGGGGCGGAGACCCTCCGAGGACCCGGCGGTCACTCCTCCCGAGACCCCGGGCACCGCTGCCGGGGCCGAGGCGGCCGAGGCGGCAGGGGCGGTTGAGAGGGCCGAGGCGGCCGGGGCGATCGATGGACCCAAGGGATCCGAGGCCCGTTCCGGCGTCGGGATCATGGCGCTCTCGCTGCCCTACCAGGTCGTCGTCGCCGTGGCGCTCGCCGTCGTCGGCGTGTTCGCCTGCGTCCACCTGGCGATGGTGTTCCTGCACGTGGCGCCGTCCAACACGCTGACCAAGCGGCACGGCGAGGCCGTCGACGACTGGATCTATCCCGAGTTCGAGCAGAACTGGAAGCTCTTCGCGCCCAATCCGCTCCAGACGAACATCGCCGTCGAGGTCCGCGCCGAGCTCGTCACCGCCGACGGCGGCCGCCGCACCACCGACTGGATCGACCTCACCGCCCAGGACATCGAGGCCGTACGGCACAACCCGATGCCCAGCCACGCGCAGCAGAACCAGCTCCGCAGGGCCGTGGACTTCTACCTCAACACGCACAATGACGGCGGCCGCCCCAACGGGCTGCGCGGCACCCTCTCGGAGCAGTACATGCGCCGCATCGCGATGCTCAGGCTCGACGCCCTCGAAGGCCCCGACGGACGCGCGATCGGCGCCGACGCGCGGCGCATCCAGCTCCGCACCGTCTCCCGGCCGGTCCCCGCCCCCCGGTGGAGCACCGAGAAGACGCGGTCCACCCCCTCCTACCGCGACTTCCCGTGGTGGATCGTCACCGAAGCCGACCGGACCACCGGCGCCGGCGCGAGCCGCACGGAGGCGGGCCGATGA
- a CDS encoding DUF2252 domain-containing protein translates to MDENRAVVPGQRGTDGGQDGARVPHVPGFARRTAPGTGVSPKDRGKQLRERVPRSSHDRPALAADRPDAVRAVEESSRGRVPELTPIRVGRMAASPFAFLRGSAGLMAQDLAGTPVTGIAAQICGDAHAANFGLYGDARGRLVMDLNDFDETVVGPWEWDLKRLATSLVLAGREVGADEDVCRAAAFDTVGAYRRTMRLLARLPAHDAWNAIADEELVSHTDARDLLGTLERVSAKARNNTSARFAARSTEAVTDAEGGGRRFVDAPPVLRRVPDAEAAEVAASLGAYLETVSEDRLPLLARYAVHDVAFRVVGTGSVGTRSYVVLLLDHRGEPLVLQVKEARPSALLPHLPAAGFTVPDTGHEGRRVVLGQKRMQVVSDILLGWTTVEGRPFQVRQFRNRKGSVDPAALTAEQLDDYGRMTGALLARAHAHSADPRLISGYCGKNEELDEAVASFAVTYADRTTADHADLLSAVRTGRIAAELGV, encoded by the coding sequence ATGGACGAGAACCGGGCCGTCGTGCCAGGACAGCGCGGCACGGACGGAGGGCAGGACGGGGCGCGCGTCCCGCACGTGCCGGGGTTCGCGCGCCGCACCGCGCCCGGCACCGGGGTCTCCCCCAAGGACCGCGGCAAGCAGCTGCGCGAGCGCGTCCCCCGCTCCTCGCACGACCGGCCGGCCCTCGCCGCCGACCGTCCGGACGCCGTGCGCGCCGTCGAGGAATCGAGCCGGGGCCGGGTCCCCGAGCTCACGCCGATACGGGTCGGCAGGATGGCGGCGAGCCCCTTCGCCTTCCTGCGCGGCTCCGCCGGACTGATGGCCCAGGACCTCGCCGGGACGCCCGTCACCGGGATAGCCGCCCAGATATGCGGCGACGCGCACGCCGCCAACTTCGGCCTCTACGGGGACGCCCGCGGCCGGCTCGTCATGGACCTCAACGACTTCGACGAGACCGTCGTCGGCCCCTGGGAGTGGGACCTCAAGAGGCTCGCCACCTCCCTCGTCCTCGCCGGACGGGAAGTGGGAGCGGACGAGGACGTGTGCCGGGCCGCCGCCTTCGACACCGTCGGCGCCTACCGGCGCACCATGCGCCTGCTCGCCCGACTGCCCGCCCACGACGCCTGGAACGCGATCGCCGACGAGGAACTCGTCTCGCACACCGACGCCCGCGACCTCCTCGGCACCCTGGAGCGGGTCTCCGCCAAGGCCCGCAACAACACGAGCGCCCGGTTCGCCGCCCGGTCGACCGAGGCCGTGACGGACGCCGAGGGCGGCGGCCGCAGGTTCGTGGACGCTCCCCCGGTGCTGCGCAGGGTCCCGGACGCCGAGGCCGCCGAGGTCGCCGCCTCCCTCGGCGCGTACCTGGAGACCGTGTCCGAGGACAGACTGCCGCTCCTCGCCCGGTACGCCGTCCACGACGTGGCCTTCCGGGTGGTCGGCACCGGCAGCGTCGGCACCCGCTCCTATGTGGTCCTGCTCCTCGACCACCGGGGCGAGCCCCTGGTGCTCCAGGTGAAGGAGGCCCGGCCGTCGGCCCTGCTGCCCCATCTGCCGGCCGCCGGCTTCACCGTGCCGGACACCGGCCACGAGGGACGGCGCGTGGTGCTCGGACAGAAGCGGATGCAGGTCGTCAGCGACATCCTGCTGGGCTGGACCACGGTCGAGGGGCGCCCGTTCCAGGTGCGCCAGTTCCGCAACCGCAAGGGCAGCGTGGATCCCGCCGCCCTCACCGCGGAGCAGCTCGACGACTACGGGCGGATGACCGGCGCCCTGCTCGCCCGTGCGCACGCCCACAGCGCCGACCCGCGCCTGATATCCGGCTACTGCGGCAAGAACGAGGAGCTCGACGAGGCCGTCGCCTCCTTCGCCGTCACCTACGCGGACCGCACCACCGCCGACCACGCCGACCTCCTCTCGGCCGTCCGCACGGGTCGCATAGCGGCGGAACTGGGCGTCTGA
- a CDS encoding MarR family winged helix-turn-helix transcriptional regulator yields MIGGAQPPREASVDVIQRELTAFARRARAAAARVHPELPLVSYTLLAHIEEQRGCRATDLAAHYLLDKSTVSRQIAGLEKLGFVERRPAPEDHRVQVLHPTEAGTKVLAAAQTSRMAAFQQRLEDWSAEDLARFAAYLLHYNSAATNPAPGTPPN; encoded by the coding sequence ATGATCGGCGGCGCACAGCCACCCCGTGAGGCATCCGTGGACGTCATCCAGCGCGAGCTGACGGCCTTCGCCCGTCGGGCCCGGGCCGCGGCGGCCCGGGTCCACCCCGAGCTCCCGCTCGTCTCGTACACGCTCCTCGCCCACATCGAGGAGCAGCGCGGCTGCCGGGCCACCGACCTCGCGGCCCACTACCTCCTGGACAAGTCGACGGTCAGCCGCCAGATCGCCGGCCTGGAGAAGCTCGGCTTCGTCGAGCGCCGCCCGGCCCCCGAGGACCACCGGGTGCAGGTCCTGCACCCCACCGAGGCCGGCACCAAGGTCCTCGCCGCGGCCCAGACGAGCCGCATGGCCGCCTTCCAGCAGCGCCTGGAGGACTGGTCGGCCGAGGACCTCGCCCGCTTCGCCGCGTACCTGCTGCACTACAACTCCGCGGCCACGAACCCCGCCCCCGGCACCCCGCCGAACTGA
- a CDS encoding rhodanese-like domain-containing protein has translation MNFSPLPSVDAASVPADALVLDVREDDEWKAGHVEGALHVPMSDFVARFGEVTEAVAEHGRAYVMCRVGGRSAQVTQYLVQQGFDAVNVDGGMMAWDGAGRPMVAESGSPAFVL, from the coding sequence ATGAATTTCTCCCCGCTGCCCTCGGTGGACGCGGCTTCCGTGCCGGCCGATGCCCTGGTGCTGGACGTCAGGGAGGACGACGAGTGGAAGGCCGGTCACGTCGAGGGCGCGCTGCACGTGCCGATGAGCGACTTCGTGGCCCGCTTCGGTGAGGTGACGGAGGCGGTGGCCGAGCACGGTCGCGCCTATGTGATGTGCCGGGTGGGCGGCCGTTCGGCGCAGGTCACGCAGTACCTGGTGCAGCAGGGCTTCGACGCCGTGAACGTGGACGGCGGGATGATGGCCTGGGACGGTGCCGGGCGTCCGATGGTCGCGGAGAGCGGCAGCCCGGCGTTCGTCCTCTGA
- a CDS encoding membrane protein, translating to MSAGPNTSGALRHVLGHLLTPLLMCIGMGLAYLGAFHAPEPHDLRVDVVGSDPTTQVLAQTLQNKGAGALDVRTVTDRDTAVSALREQRSFGAYIPGEKPELLVASGSSDTSAMAVEKVFTKVAAAQDAPLEVTDIAPTASGDPTGQGVFFLLVALSIGAYASVAVIGGAGAVLPMRIRALLAAGMSLVVSLIGTLFAGPVFHLVDQGLGGVWAMSWLYAAGILAVGVGLHTFLRRWTTLGVMVLFVMLNFTSSGGIYRPELQPGFFGSLHAFWNGAGFVEGVRGHVYFDGHGVGGHVLVLALWLLAGAVLVVLAGLTEARRRKAGAVTTAPTGSDARAEAARTEAEAEEEMEEAVAV from the coding sequence GTGTCCGCAGGACCGAACACCAGCGGTGCGTTGCGGCATGTCCTCGGACATCTGCTCACCCCCCTGTTGATGTGCATCGGCATGGGGCTCGCCTACCTCGGTGCCTTCCACGCGCCCGAACCCCACGACCTGCGCGTCGACGTCGTCGGCTCCGACCCCACCACACAGGTCCTCGCGCAGACGCTCCAGAACAAGGGCGCCGGCGCCCTCGACGTCCGTACCGTCACCGACCGGGACACGGCCGTCTCCGCACTGCGCGAACAGCGCAGCTTCGGCGCCTACATCCCCGGCGAGAAGCCCGAACTGCTCGTCGCCTCCGGCTCCTCCGACACCAGCGCCATGGCGGTCGAGAAGGTGTTCACCAAGGTCGCCGCCGCCCAGGACGCACCGCTCGAAGTCACCGACATCGCCCCCACCGCCTCCGGCGACCCCACGGGCCAGGGCGTCTTCTTCCTGCTCGTCGCCCTCAGCATCGGCGCGTACGCCTCGGTCGCCGTCATCGGCGGAGCCGGCGCCGTCCTGCCCATGCGGATCAGGGCCCTCCTCGCCGCCGGCATGTCGCTCGTCGTCAGCCTCATCGGCACCCTCTTCGCCGGACCGGTCTTCCACCTCGTCGACCAGGGACTCGGCGGCGTGTGGGCGATGTCCTGGCTGTACGCGGCGGGCATCCTCGCCGTCGGCGTCGGCCTGCACACCTTCCTGCGCCGCTGGACCACGCTCGGCGTGATGGTGCTCTTCGTCATGCTCAACTTCACGAGCTCCGGCGGCATCTACCGCCCCGAGCTCCAGCCCGGCTTCTTCGGCTCGCTGCACGCCTTCTGGAACGGCGCGGGCTTCGTCGAAGGCGTGCGCGGCCACGTCTACTTCGACGGCCACGGGGTGGGCGGGCACGTCCTCGTCCTCGCCCTCTGGCTCCTCGCCGGCGCCGTGCTCGTCGTCCTCGCCGGGCTCACGGAGGCACGACGGAGGAAGGCGGGCGCCGTGACCACGGCGCCGACCGGTTCCGATGCCCGGGCCGAGGCTGCCCGGACCGAGGCCGAAGCCGAGGAGGAGATGGAGGAGGCCGTCGCGGTCTGA
- a CDS encoding 2Fe-2S iron-sulfur cluster-binding protein: protein MESSAAGRAGFHPLRVSEVDRLTDDSVAVTFAVPPELHEAYRHLPGQHLALRRTGEQGEEIRRTYSICAPASPAGEPPVLRVGIRLVDGGSFSTYALKELAVGDLVEVMEPMGRFSLTPRPGHFAAIVGGSGITPVLSMAATLLAREPEARFCLIRSDRTAASTMFLDEVADLKDRYPDRFQLITVLSREEQQAGLPSGRLDRERLAALLPAMLPVDTIDGWFLCGPFGLVQGAEQALRGLGVDRGRIHQEIFHVDDGSAPAPAPAADAPAHATLTATLHGRSGTWPVERGETLLDTVLRARADAPYACKGGVCGTCRAFLVGGEVRMDRNFALEPEETEAGYVLACQSHPATPDVELDFDR from the coding sequence ATGGAGTCCTCAGCCGCCGGACGGGCCGGATTCCATCCCCTCAGGGTGAGCGAGGTCGACCGGCTCACGGACGACTCCGTGGCCGTCACCTTCGCGGTCCCGCCCGAACTCCACGAGGCGTACCGGCACCTCCCCGGCCAGCACCTCGCCCTGCGCCGCACCGGCGAGCAGGGGGAGGAGATCCGGCGCACCTACTCGATCTGCGCCCCCGCCTCCCCGGCCGGCGAGCCCCCCGTCCTGCGCGTCGGCATCCGGCTCGTCGACGGCGGCTCGTTCTCCACGTACGCGCTCAAGGAACTGGCCGTCGGCGACCTCGTCGAGGTCATGGAACCGATGGGCCGCTTCTCGCTCACCCCGCGCCCCGGCCACTTCGCCGCCATCGTCGGCGGCAGCGGCATCACCCCGGTCCTGTCGATGGCGGCCACCCTGCTCGCCCGCGAGCCGGAGGCCCGGTTCTGCCTGATCCGCAGCGACCGCACCGCCGCGTCCACGATGTTCCTCGACGAGGTCGCCGACCTCAAGGACCGCTACCCGGACCGCTTCCAGCTGATCACCGTGCTCTCCCGGGAGGAGCAGCAGGCGGGACTGCCGTCCGGCCGCCTCGACCGCGAACGGCTCGCCGCACTGCTGCCCGCGATGCTTCCGGTCGACACGATCGACGGCTGGTTCCTCTGCGGCCCCTTCGGACTCGTCCAGGGCGCCGAGCAGGCACTGCGCGGCCTGGGCGTCGACCGCGGCAGGATCCACCAGGAGATCTTCCACGTCGACGACGGCTCCGCGCCCGCCCCGGCCCCCGCGGCCGACGCCCCGGCGCACGCCACCCTGACCGCGACCCTGCACGGCCGGTCCGGCACCTGGCCGGTGGAGCGGGGCGAAACCCTCCTCGACACGGTGCTCCGCGCCCGCGCGGACGCCCCGTACGCCTGCAAGGGCGGGGTGTGCGGCACCTGCCGTGCCTTCCTCGTCGGCGGAGAGGTGCGGATGGACAGGAACTTCGCCCTGGAGCCGGAGGAGACCGAAGCCGGATACGTCCTGGCCTGCCAGTCCCATCCGGCCACCCCGGACGTGGAGTTGGACTTCGACCGCTGA